One Gymnogyps californianus isolate 813 unplaced genomic scaffold, ASM1813914v2 HiC_scaffold_31, whole genome shotgun sequence genomic region harbors:
- the LOC127028334 gene encoding olfactory receptor 14A16-like: MSNGSSITEFLLLAFAETRELQLLHFWLLLGIYLAALLGNGLIITAVACDHRLHTPMYFFLLNLSLLDLGSISTTLPKAMANSMRDNRSVSYVGCAAQLFLFSFLITAEYCLLTVMAYDRYVAICKPLHYGTLLGSRACVHMAAAAWCTGFLNAVLHTANTFSLPLCQGNVLHQFFCEIPHILKLTCSNAYLKEICLLVVIACLLFGCFVFIVLSYVQIFRAVLRIPSKQGRHKAVSTCLPHLAVVSLFVSTSFFAYLKPPSTSSPWLDLVVTVLYSVVPPIVNPFIYSMRNKEIKDSLRKVFQHILFQHH, encoded by the coding sequence ATGTCCAACGGCAGCTCCATCACggagttcctcctcctggcattcgcagagacacgggagctgcagctcttgcacttctggctcttgctgggcatctacctggctgccctgctgggcaacggcctcatcatcaccgccgtagcctgcgaccaccgcctccacactcccatgtacttcttcctcctcaacctctccctcctcgacctgggctccatctccaccactctccccaaagccatggccaattcgATGCGGGACAACAGGTCTGTTTCCTATGTAggatgtgctgcccagctctttctgttttccttcttgatCACAGCAGAGTATTGtcttctcactgtcatggcctatgaccgctacgttgccatctgcaaacccctgcactacgggaccctcctgggcagcagagcttgtgtccacatggcagcagctgcctggtgcaCTGGGTTTCTcaatgctgtgctgcacacggccaatacattttccctacctctctgccaaggcaatgtcctgcaccagttcttctgtgaaatcccccacatcctcaagcTCACCTGCTCAAACGCCTACCTCAAGGAAATTTGCCTTCTTGTGGTCATTGCCTGTTTACtctttgggtgttttgttttcattgtgctgtcttatgtgcagatcttcagggccgtgctgaggatcccctcaaagcagggacggcacaaagctgtttccacgtgcctccctcacctggccgtggtctccctcTTTGTCAGCACCTCTTtttttgcctacctgaagcccccttccacctcctccccatgGCTGGATCTGGTGGTGACTGTTCTGTACTCGGTGGTACCTCCGATAGTGAATCCcttcatctacagcatgaggaacaaagAGATCAAAGATTCCCTGAGGAAAGTATTTCAACACATACTATTTCAGCATCATTAA
- the LOC127028300 gene encoding olfactory receptor 14J1-like — protein MSNDSSITEFLLLAFADTRELQLLHFWLLLGIYLAALLGNGLIITAIACDHRLHTPMYFFLLNLSLVDLGSISTTLPKAMANSLWDTRDIAYLGCAAEVFFFFFCATAEFYLLTVMAYDCYVAICQPLHYGTLLGSRACVHMAAAAWGSGLLNAVLHTANTFSLPLCQGNALDQFFCEIPQILKLACLGAYLREVGLLVITASFGFECFVFIALSYVQIFRAVLRIPSEQGRHKAFSTCLPHLAVVSLFLSTSFFAYLKPPSISSPSLDLVVTVLYSLVLPAVNPLIYSMRNQELKDALKKLKKLRSCCF, from the coding sequence ATGTCCAACGACAGCTCCATTAccgagttcctcctcctggcattcgcagatacacgggagctgcagctcttgcacttctggctcttgctgggcatctacctggctgccctcctgggcaacggcctcatcatcaccgccatagcctgcgaccaccgcctccacacccccatgtacttcttcctcctcaacctctccctcgtcgacctgggctccatctccaccactctccccaaagccatggccaattccctctgggacaccagaGACATTGCttacttgggatgtgctgcagaggtcttttttttctttttctgtgctacaGCAGAGTTTTATCTTCTCACCGTCATGGCCTATGACTGCTATGTTGCCATCTGCCAACCCCTGCACtatgggaccctcctgggcagcagagcttgtgtccacatggcagcagctgcctggggcagtgggcTTCTcaatgctgtgctgcacactgccaacACCTTTTCCctaccactctgccaaggcaacgCCCTggaccagttcttctgtgaaatcccccagatcctcaagctcgcCTGCTTGGGTGCCTACCTAAGGGAAGTTGGGCTTCTTGTGATTACCgcctcttttggttttgagtgttttgttttcatcgcgctgtcctatgtgcagatcttcagggccgtgctgaggatcccctctgagcagggacggcacaaagccttttccacgtgcctccctcacctggccgtggtctcccttTTTCTCAGCACCTCATtttttgcctacctgaagcccccctccatctcctccccatctctggATCTGGTGGTGACTGTTCTGTACTCATTGGTgcttccagcagtgaaccccctcatctacagcatgaggaaccaggagctcaaaGATGCgctgaagaagctgaagaaactaCGTAGCTGCTGCTTCTAG